The Bacillus sp. Y1 genome includes the window TCAAGAAAGGTTCACCCATCGATGGTTGAATCGTATCAGCAAATTCCTCCTGTACCAGTAGGTGCTTTTAAGGAGGCTGACATTGCTTGTACACCGATTGAAGAGGCGGGGACGTATTTTCAAACCAGCGGAACGACAAGTGGAAAGCAAGGGAGAAATTTCCACCGTGATTTAGAGGTGTGGACTTCCTCGATGAAAACTCATTTTGAAGAAAATATCATGAAAGACAATTGCCGTGTGAAAATGGCTATACTATTTCCTCATCCAACGGAAATACCCAATTCCTCTCTGGCACAGTATTTGTATACAGCCATTCGCGACTACGGAACAGAGGAGAGTGTATATATCGCCAGCAATGGGACGTATGATTTCGAAAAGCTTGTCTCGTTCATTGAAGAATCTGAACGCACGAACACCCCTGTATATTTGTTGGGGGCTACGTTTTCCTTTATCCATTTTGTTGAATACACGAAAGACAAAAACCTTGAATTTCAATTACCAAAAGGAAGCCGTTTAATGGATACAGGTGGTTCTAAGGGTCGATCCATCGAAATGAGTTCAGGTCAATTTAAACAAATGGTGGCAGAAGCTTTTAACTTACCCGTTGAGGATTGCGTGAACATGTATGGAATGACTGAGCTAAGCTCTCAGTTTTACGATCAAAACGAATCTGGTCGACAAAAAGCCCCTCATTGGGTAAGAACAATTGTGATCAATCCTGAAAATGGTTTGTGTGTTCAAGATGGTGAGCGGGGAATTCTCGTTCATTATGATCTAGCCAACTTCCATTCGGTCCTTGGGGTTATGACGGAGGACTTGGGGATTACAGAAAATGATGGATTTTACTTGTTAGGAAGAAGCGAGGGGGCAGAAGCAAAAGGCTGTTCCCTCGCTGTAGAGCAGTTTCGTAATGGAGTTAACAAATGGAACTAAAAATTGGTTTTGTCCCAAGCATAATCGCACCATTTTATGAAGAACGAACGTTTGATTCTCTAACACTTCTTGTACCAAAACTTACGAGTGCGGAACTAAAACAAGTCGTTTTACATCTAAGACAGCAGCAAATAAAGCTAAAAGCTCGAAAAACGAGTGACATTATTGACATCCTTGATCAGGCCATTCAACTCTGGCTTGACCCGAACTATCACAATCGAAAACTAGCGGAAGAGCTTCTTCCAATTGTAACGGGATATGACTCGGAAATGATACGTGTGTTTTTACATTCGTATTTACGATCCTTTCGTAAAGAAAAACTGCAAAGAATGGTTGAGGTGGATTTCCCCAATCCTCTTGTCCTTGACGACTTTCGTCCACGGTCATCAGGAGGCTTAACAAGAGCCTATGGACCCGAGCTCATTACGCATGTGTTTTCCGGAAATGTTCCTGCCCTACCGTTATGGAGTTTAGTGAGTGGTCTTTTAGTTAAGTCTAGTACACTTGGGAAGCTCTCCTCCTCCGAGCCTTTGTTTCCCTCACTGTTTGTTGAAACATTGAGAGAGATTGATAGAGACTTGGCGGAATCCATCAGCATCATTTGGTGGAAAGGTGGAGAAGAAGAATTAGAGCGTATTGCATTCTCTTCGTCAGAAGCAGTGATCGCATACGGAAGCGAGAAGTCCATTGATTCGATTAGAAAAAAAGTTCCACCTCACGTTAATCTACATGCACACGGTCATAAATTGAGTGCTGGTTTTATTGCAAAAGACTGCTTACAGCGCGTTCTCGTAAACGAAACTGCCAGGAAGGCCGCGAAGGATGCTTCTCAATTTGATCAACAAGCCTGTCTTTCTCCTCATGTCTTTTTTGTCGAGGAAAAGGGGAATGTTTCAGTACTTGAATTTGCTAGTTTGCTTGCGCAAGAAATGAATAATTATGAAGTGAAAATGCCAAGGGCTAGATTAAGCGAACAGGAAAATCAAGCGATCATTCAGGCACGCTCAACCTTTCAATTTCAAGCTTTTCAAACGAAAGAAATAGCTCTTTTCGAAAGCGAGAATAGCACTTCCTGGACGGTTGTTTACGATAAGAAAGCGACTTCGTTTCCGATATCGCCACTAAACCGCTTTGTGTATGTGATTCCCGTTAAGTCCGTTGAGGATGTACCTTCCTATCTACATGAAGTACGAGGATTATTACAGACCGTTGGGGTAGCCTGCACTCCAAACAACTTTCGTTCCATCATAGAAGTACTCGGGCAATGTGGAGTCAATCGAGTTACCTTTTTAGGCAAAATGGGAGAACCAGAACCTGGTTGGCATCATGATGGGAGACCTCATTTAGCCGATTTGGTTCGTTGGGTCGACGTGGAGGCTAGCGTAGAAATCGAAATGGATGCGTATGATCCGAACCGAATATAAGGAGAGAAGGGAAATGCAGGCACCATATATACAATTAAAAGAGATCGGTCTTACTTATGACAGAGATCAAAAGGATACCATCCGGCAATTTTCCCTTGATATTAAGGAAGGGGAATTTATCAGCATCGTTGGAAAAAGTGGCTGCGGAAAAACGAGTCTGCTCCAAATGATTGCAGGAATGCAAAAGCCTACCACTGGAATGATTTCTATAGGTGGACATGAGGTGAATGAACCGGTTGATGAGCTTTCATACGTTTTTCAAAAACCCATTTTGCTAGAATGGAGGACAATCTTGGAGAATGTCTTACTTCCACTCCAGTTAAAGAGAAAATTGACAGAAAAGGATATGAATAAGGCAAAGGAAATGCTAGATCGTGTCGGTCTTACAGATGCGATTCATAAATTTCCATATGAGTGCTCGGGAGGAATGCAATCAAGAGTGGCAATCGTACGTGCTTTACTTGATAAGCCACGATTTCTTTTGATGGACGAAC containing:
- a CDS encoding LuxE/PaaK family acyltransferase; the protein is MHYENIKERILTFIENEEKDSFDSLALQVFAYQYENNRIYRKFCRSRKVHPSMVESYQQIPPVPVGAFKEADIACTPIEEAGTYFQTSGTTSGKQGRNFHRDLEVWTSSMKTHFEENIMKDNCRVKMAILFPHPTEIPNSSLAQYLYTAIRDYGTEESVYIASNGTYDFEKLVSFIEESERTNTPVYLLGATFSFIHFVEYTKDKNLEFQLPKGSRLMDTGGSKGRSIEMSSGQFKQMVAEAFNLPVEDCVNMYGMTELSSQFYDQNESGRQKAPHWVRTIVINPENGLCVQDGERGILVHYDLANFHSVLGVMTEDLGITENDGFYLLGRSEGAEAKGCSLAVEQFRNGVNKWN
- a CDS encoding ABC transporter ATP-binding protein encodes the protein MQAPYIQLKEIGLTYDRDQKDTIRQFSLDIKEGEFISIVGKSGCGKTSLLQMIAGMQKPTTGMISIGGHEVNEPVDELSYVFQKPILLEWRTILENVLLPLQLKRKLTEKDMNKAKEMLDRVGLTDAIHKFPYECSGGMQSRVAIVRALLDKPRFLLMDEPFSALDSFTRDQLHVQLNELIDMYKPTVLFVTHDLQEAFFLSDRIILLGGEPGGILQEYQVPFTRPRQKSILFDPSFFNFQQDMNERLQS
- a CDS encoding acyl-CoA reductase, whose protein sequence is MELKIGFVPSIIAPFYEERTFDSLTLLVPKLTSAELKQVVLHLRQQQIKLKARKTSDIIDILDQAIQLWLDPNYHNRKLAEELLPIVTGYDSEMIRVFLHSYLRSFRKEKLQRMVEVDFPNPLVLDDFRPRSSGGLTRAYGPELITHVFSGNVPALPLWSLVSGLLVKSSTLGKLSSSEPLFPSLFVETLREIDRDLAESISIIWWKGGEEELERIAFSSSEAVIAYGSEKSIDSIRKKVPPHVNLHAHGHKLSAGFIAKDCLQRVLVNETARKAAKDASQFDQQACLSPHVFFVEEKGNVSVLEFASLLAQEMNNYEVKMPRARLSEQENQAIIQARSTFQFQAFQTKEIALFESENSTSWTVVYDKKATSFPISPLNRFVYVIPVKSVEDVPSYLHEVRGLLQTVGVACTPNNFRSIIEVLGQCGVNRVTFLGKMGEPEPGWHHDGRPHLADLVRWVDVEASVEIEMDAYDPNRI